From Pontibacter actiniarum, a single genomic window includes:
- a CDS encoding GAF domain-containing protein, producing the protein MNNKAAPINLSIDHNYDSEFCGSIPLHLVNLIQPHGVLLVLDKEELRIKQVSENVEQHLAIAVDELLEQPFSSYLPDLQYQDLLYKINSGNSQEKIPFSLTLQLQGREQDFIALVHPEQEHVLVELEENAASSDKSFIGIYQHIKYITTLLKQASTTSATAQLAADELKKFTGFDRVLVYQFDPQWNGIVVAQAKEDDMDDYMDLRFPASDVPKQARDLYFKNPYRLIPTRDYKPQRLIPIVNPITQRFTDLSDCNLRSVASVHLEYLANMQIVASMSLPLIVDNKLWGLISCHHKTAKNPSYEQRSGMELLAGIVSAQLAGKERESAILLRAQLRSIHAHLLEQLYNSQNFVEGLLSGSVTIQDLLSLTGAAVLYEGNVWTSGDTPGEQELRELVSWLRRNRSEKIIATATLPQEYAHSRIYKDVASGLVALPINPEQGEYILGFRPEVLQTVNWGGDPKKAIQMEDDGKTYHPRNSFATYKETVKYTSLPWQEEEIEAAAVLRSAVLEKIIKDKY; encoded by the coding sequence ATGAATAATAAAGCAGCACCCATCAACCTTTCCATAGACCATAACTATGATTCTGAGTTCTGCGGGAGCATCCCGCTGCACCTGGTTAACCTCATACAGCCGCACGGCGTGTTGCTGGTGCTCGATAAGGAAGAACTCCGAATTAAGCAGGTAAGTGAGAATGTGGAGCAGCATTTAGCTATCGCCGTTGACGAACTGCTGGAGCAGCCGTTTTCAAGCTACCTGCCGGACCTGCAGTACCAGGACCTGCTGTACAAGATAAACAGCGGCAACAGCCAGGAGAAGATTCCGTTTAGCCTGACCCTTCAGCTGCAGGGCAGGGAGCAGGATTTTATTGCCCTGGTGCACCCGGAGCAGGAGCACGTGCTGGTGGAGCTGGAAGAGAACGCAGCTTCTTCGGACAAGTCGTTCATCGGAATTTACCAGCACATCAAGTACATTACCACGTTGCTGAAGCAGGCGTCCACTACGTCCGCAACGGCCCAGTTGGCTGCCGATGAGCTGAAGAAATTTACCGGCTTCGACCGTGTGCTGGTCTACCAGTTCGACCCGCAGTGGAACGGCATTGTAGTGGCCCAGGCCAAGGAGGACGACATGGACGATTACATGGACCTGCGCTTCCCGGCCTCAGACGTGCCCAAGCAGGCGCGCGACCTGTACTTTAAAAACCCGTACCGCCTCATCCCGACCCGCGACTACAAGCCGCAGCGCCTGATCCCCATCGTGAACCCGATTACGCAGCGTTTCACCGATCTGTCGGACTGCAACCTGCGCAGCGTGGCCAGCGTGCACCTGGAGTACCTGGCCAACATGCAAATTGTAGCCTCCATGTCGCTGCCCCTGATCGTGGACAACAAGCTTTGGGGCCTTATTTCCTGCCACCACAAAACGGCCAAGAACCCAAGCTACGAGCAGCGCTCCGGTATGGAGTTGCTGGCCGGGATCGTGTCGGCACAATTGGCCGGCAAGGAAAGGGAGAGCGCTATTCTGCTCCGGGCACAGCTGCGAAGCATACATGCGCACTTGCTGGAGCAGCTGTATAATAGCCAGAACTTTGTGGAAGGCCTGCTGAGCGGCAGCGTTACCATACAGGACCTGCTGTCGCTTACCGGGGCGGCGGTGCTGTACGAAGGCAATGTCTGGACGAGCGGTGATACGCCGGGTGAGCAGGAGCTTCGGGAGCTGGTGTCGTGGCTGCGCCGCAACCGGAGCGAGAAAATTATTGCAACGGCCACTCTCCCGCAGGAGTACGCGCACAGCCGCATCTATAAGGACGTGGCCAGCGGCTTGGTGGCATTGCCCATCAACCCGGAGCAGGGCGAGTACATCCTGGGCTTCCGCCCGGAGGTGCTGCAGACAGTGAACTGGGGCGGCGACCCGAAGAAGGCGATACAAATGGAGGATGACGGCAAGACTTATCACCCCCGCAACTCATTTGCCACCTACAAGGAAACCGTGAAGTATACTTCGCTGCCATGGCAGGAGGAGGAGATAGAGGCCGCTGCCGTACTGCGAAGTGCCGTGCTGGAGAAGATCATCAAGGATAAGTATTAA